In Rhodospirillum rubrum ATCC 11170, a genomic segment contains:
- a CDS encoding TetR/AcrR family transcriptional regulator codes for MTRWKTTDLDSAALFQRKRDAVIHEAAQAFSRFGYHGTSLDDIARVLNVTKAALYYYVASKQELLAHCHAIGLGICEASLADGRAKATSGLDAIDGFVRAYVDRATGELGVCLLIGDLSCLAPAARTEVMARRDAFEGSLRDLIRAGREDGGIRPDVDPKLSCFQILGALNHIPRWYSPTGPNSPAELAQYFARQIHASLSI; via the coding sequence ATGACCCGCTGGAAAACCACCGATCTTGATTCCGCGGCCCTCTTCCAGCGCAAGCGGGATGCGGTGATTCACGAAGCGGCGCAGGCTTTCAGTCGGTTTGGCTACCACGGCACCTCGCTTGACGATATCGCCCGCGTGCTCAACGTCACCAAGGCGGCGCTTTACTACTATGTCGCCAGCAAACAGGAGCTTCTGGCCCATTGCCATGCCATCGGGCTGGGGATCTGCGAGGCGTCCCTGGCCGATGGCCGGGCCAAGGCCACCAGCGGTCTGGATGCGATCGACGGCTTCGTCCGCGCCTATGTCGATCGCGCCACCGGGGAATTGGGGGTCTGTCTGCTGATTGGCGATCTGTCGTGCCTGGCTCCGGCGGCGCGGACCGAGGTGATGGCGCGACGCGACGCCTTCGAGGGGTCGTTGCGCGATCTGATCCGCGCCGGCCGCGAGGACGGCGGGATCAGGCCCGATGTCGATCCCAAGCTCAGCTGTTTTCAGATCCTTGGCGCGCTCAATCACATCCCGCGCTGGTACAGCCCAACGGGCCCGAACTCGCCCGCCGAGCTTGCCCAGTATTTCGCCCGCCAGATCCACGCCAGCCTGTCGATCTGA
- a CDS encoding phosphoadenylyl-sulfate reductase encodes MTAEVDVSPAIEDLLGRHGDSAAEAILEDVLKRAFVRRTALVSSFGTEAAALLHMVAAIEPATPVLFVDTGRLFGETLRYRDRLVERLGLTDVRSLKPEPRIAAEDQDLMLFSRDADRCCYLRKVLPLRKALEGFDCWINGRKGHHGGGRAQMPVAEADGFLVKITPLARWGADDVDAYYETHDLPRHPLWEDGFPSVGCLPCTVRASAEDGFRAGRWAGAQKTECGIHLPVAEVLRRAGGC; translated from the coding sequence ATGACCGCCGAAGTCGATGTCTCGCCGGCGATCGAGGATCTGCTCGGCCGTCATGGCGACAGCGCCGCCGAGGCGATCTTGGAGGATGTTCTGAAGCGGGCCTTCGTGCGGCGGACCGCCCTGGTTTCGTCCTTTGGCACCGAGGCGGCGGCGCTGTTGCACATGGTCGCCGCCATCGAACCGGCGACCCCGGTGCTGTTCGTCGATACCGGCCGGCTGTTTGGCGAAACCCTGCGCTATCGCGACCGGCTGGTCGAACGTCTGGGGCTCACCGATGTGCGCAGCCTCAAGCCCGAACCGCGGATCGCCGCCGAGGATCAGGATCTGATGCTGTTCAGCCGCGATGCCGACCGCTGCTGCTACCTGCGCAAGGTTCTGCCGCTGCGCAAGGCGCTGGAAGGCTTTGATTGCTGGATCAATGGCCGCAAGGGCCATCATGGCGGCGGGCGGGCGCAGATGCCGGTGGCCGAGGCCGATGGTTTTTTGGTGAAAATCACGCCGCTGGCGCGCTGGGGCGCCGATGACGTCGACGCCTATTATGAAACCCACGACCTGCCGCGCCATCCGCTGTGGGAGGATGGCTTTCCCTCGGTCGGCTGCCTGCCCTGCACGGTGCGCGCTTCGGCCGAGGATGGCTTCCGCGCCGGACGCTGGGCCGGGGCGCAGAAGACCGAATGCGGCATTCATCTGCCGGTGGCCGAGGTTCTTCGCCGCGCCGGCGGCTGCTGA
- a CDS encoding DUF934 domain-containing protein, which translates to MAPLRLDRPVRPASDLVVLDALAALPDDGKALVPLSRWKGERAELIANGFAGGVWLESGEGPEDWGPTLVADLAVLPVIGLRFPRFTDGRGYSVARLLRDRFGYRHELRALGGIGLDQVTLLARCGIDAVESEVPLAPLAVSAVLDRLRHVYQHASDGRSALWAARAAASAQAEDGLA; encoded by the coding sequence ATGGCTCCGTTGCGGCTTGATCGCCCGGTTCGTCCGGCCTCGGACCTTGTCGTGCTCGACGCCCTGGCGGCGCTTCCCGACGATGGCAAGGCGCTGGTTCCCTTGTCGCGCTGGAAAGGCGAGCGCGCGGAGCTGATCGCCAATGGCTTCGCCGGCGGCGTCTGGCTCGAGTCGGGCGAGGGGCCGGAAGACTGGGGGCCGACCCTGGTGGCGGATCTCGCCGTCCTGCCGGTGATCGGCCTGCGCTTTCCCCGTTTCACCGATGGCCGCGGCTATTCGGTGGCCCGCCTGCTGCGCGATCGCTTCGGCTATCGCCACGAGCTGCGCGCCCTGGGCGGGATCGGTCTTGATCAGGTGACCTTGCTGGCCCGCTGCGGGATCGATGCCGTCGAGTCCGAGGTGCCGCTCGCCCCGCTGGCGGTCAGCGCCGTGCTCGATCGCCTTCGTCATGTCTATCAGCACGCTTCCGACGGTCGCTCGGCCCTATGGGCGGCCCGCGCGGCGGCATCGGCGCAAGCCGAGGATGGCTTGGCATGA
- a CDS encoding nitrite/sulfite reductase: MYRYDEFDAAIVADRISEFRDQVNRRLSGELDEEAFRPLRLMNGVYLQLHAYMLRVCIPYGEINATQLRRLGAIAQRYDRGYGHFTTRQNIQFNWVALSDIPAVLEELAEVGMHAIQTSGNCIRNTTTDPLAGVAADEVEDPRPWAELIRQWSTFHPEFTFLPRKFKVAITGASHDRAAIRFHDIGLELAPIGGGEIGFKVFVGGGMGRTPRLGRLLRDDLPKQHLLSYIEAILRVYNRQGQRENKYKARIKILVDSLGVEAFRAEVDAEWEAMGRATIDVPEAEIARIQSYFVPQDSAPEDGGLAASRAITKRRASDPAFAGWLDANVHAHKVAGHAGVTISLKPAGGIPGDATTAQLETIADLAERYSKGLLRVTHEQNLLLPHVRQEDLPALWAALVAAGLETANVGRIGDIISCPGLDYCSLATARSIPIAQALSARFADPARLRDIGPITLNISGCINACGHHHAGNIGILGLEKTGNEAYQLVLGGAADETAAIARITGQGFSADAIVGAVETVVDTYIGLRQDGETFIETFRRVGVTPFKEALYGSVAA; the protein is encoded by the coding sequence ATGTATCGTTACGATGAATTCGATGCCGCCATTGTCGCCGACCGGATCAGCGAATTCCGCGATCAGGTGAACCGCCGCCTGTCGGGGGAGCTTGACGAGGAGGCCTTTCGCCCCCTGCGGCTGATGAACGGCGTCTATCTGCAGCTCCATGCCTATATGCTGCGGGTCTGCATCCCCTATGGCGAGATCAACGCCACCCAGTTGCGCCGCCTGGGCGCCATCGCCCAGCGCTATGATCGCGGCTATGGCCATTTCACCACCCGGCAGAACATCCAGTTCAACTGGGTCGCCCTGTCGGATATTCCCGCCGTTCTGGAAGAGTTGGCCGAGGTCGGGATGCATGCCATTCAGACCAGCGGCAACTGCATCCGCAACACCACCACCGATCCCTTGGCCGGCGTCGCCGCCGACGAGGTCGAAGATCCCCGGCCCTGGGCCGAGCTGATCCGCCAGTGGTCGACCTTCCACCCCGAATTCACCTTCTTGCCGCGCAAGTTCAAGGTCGCCATCACCGGCGCCAGCCATGACCGCGCCGCCATCCGCTTCCATGACATCGGCCTGGAACTGGCGCCGATCGGCGGCGGCGAGATCGGCTTCAAGGTCTTCGTCGGCGGCGGCATGGGCCGCACCCCGCGCCTGGGTCGGCTGTTGCGCGACGACCTGCCCAAACAACACCTGCTGAGCTACATCGAGGCCATCTTGCGGGTCTATAACCGCCAGGGCCAGCGCGAGAACAAATACAAGGCGCGGATCAAGATCCTGGTCGACAGCCTGGGGGTCGAGGCCTTCCGCGCCGAGGTCGATGCGGAATGGGAGGCGATGGGCCGGGCCACCATCGATGTGCCCGAGGCCGAGATCGCCCGCATCCAAAGCTATTTCGTGCCCCAAGACAGCGCCCCCGAGGACGGCGGGCTGGCGGCCTCGCGCGCCATCACCAAGCGCCGCGCCAGCGACCCGGCCTTCGCCGGCTGGCTCGATGCCAATGTCCATGCCCATAAGGTGGCCGGCCATGCCGGGGTGACGATTTCGCTGAAACCCGCAGGGGGCATTCCGGGCGACGCCACCACCGCCCAGCTTGAAACCATCGCCGATCTGGCCGAGCGCTATTCCAAGGGGCTGCTGCGGGTCACCCACGAGCAGAACCTGCTGCTGCCCCATGTTCGCCAAGAAGATCTGCCCGCGCTCTGGGCCGCTCTGGTCGCGGCCGGGCTGGAAACCGCCAATGTCGGGCGGATCGGCGATATCATCAGCTGCCCGGGCCTGGATTACTGCTCCTTGGCCACGGCGCGTTCGATCCCCATCGCCCAGGCGCTCAGCGCCCGTTTCGCCGATCCGGCCCGCCTGCGCGACATCGGCCCGATCACCCTGAACATCAGCGGCTGCATCAACGCCTGCGGCCACCACCACGCGGGCAATATCGGCATCCTCGGGCTCGAGAAGACCGGCAACGAGGCTTACCAACTGGTGCTGGGCGGCGCCGCCGATGAAACCGCCGCCATCGCCCGCATCACCGGCCAGGGCTTTTCCGCCGACGCCATCGTCGGCGCGGTGGAAACCGTGGTCGATACCTACATCGGCCTGCGCCAGGACGGCGAGACCTTCATCGAGACCTTCCGCCGGGTTGGCGTGACCCCCTTCAAGGAGGCCCTTTATGGCTCCGTTGCGGCTTGA
- the leuA gene encoding 2-isopropylmalate synthase encodes MMIDPSKKYRPFPPVALADRTWPSATITKAPIWCAVDLRDGNQALVEPMGADRKVRMFQLLCELGYKEIEVGFPSASQTDFDFLRQLIERDMIPADVTIQVLTQAREDLISRTFQALEGASSAIVHLYNSTSTLQRRVVFALDRAGITDLAVRGAEMVREGAAKASASTKLRFQYSPESFTGTELDYAVEICEAVMGVFEPTAEAPLILNLPSTVEMATPNVYADQIEWFCRALPHRDRVLISLHPHNDRGTAVAAAELALMAGADRIEGTLFGNGERTGNVDLVTLGMNMFTQGIDPGIDFSNIDHIREIAEECNRLPVHPRHPYAGDLVFTAFSGSHQDAINKGLHAMEKTNQDVWEVPYLPIDPKDIGRSYEAVIRVNSQSGKGGVAHILERDYGIRMPRGLQVEFSKVVQAITDTTGEEITSRGLWKTFEETYLGAGSPYSFLEHHTRPDPAGKDQRILTATVKAGGKVRDIDGRGTGPIEALVDALRKDSGLAITIEDYEEHTLRPGSDAQAVAFIKASLPDGRAHYGVGIDANFVVASLKAVLCAANHLSDK; translated from the coding sequence ATGATGATCGATCCTTCCAAGAAATACCGACCCTTCCCGCCCGTCGCCCTGGCCGACCGCACTTGGCCCAGCGCCACCATCACCAAGGCGCCGATCTGGTGCGCCGTCGATCTGCGCGACGGCAATCAGGCGCTGGTCGAACCGATGGGCGCCGATCGCAAGGTCCGCATGTTCCAGTTGCTGTGCGAGCTGGGCTACAAGGAAATCGAAGTCGGCTTCCCCTCGGCCTCGCAAACCGATTTCGACTTCCTGCGCCAATTGATCGAACGCGACATGATCCCGGCCGATGTCACCATCCAGGTGCTGACCCAGGCCCGCGAAGACCTGATCAGCCGGACCTTCCAGGCGCTCGAGGGCGCGTCTTCGGCCATCGTCCACCTCTATAATTCAACCTCGACCCTGCAGCGGCGGGTGGTATTCGCCCTCGACCGCGCCGGCATCACCGATCTGGCGGTGCGCGGCGCCGAAATGGTGCGCGAGGGCGCGGCCAAGGCCTCGGCTTCAACCAAACTGCGCTTCCAATACTCGCCCGAAAGCTTCACCGGCACCGAACTCGATTACGCCGTGGAGATCTGCGAGGCGGTGATGGGAGTCTTCGAGCCGACCGCCGAGGCGCCCTTGATCCTCAACCTGCCCTCGACGGTCGAGATGGCGACGCCCAATGTCTATGCCGATCAGATCGAATGGTTCTGCCGGGCCCTGCCCCATCGCGACCGAGTGCTGATCAGCCTGCATCCCCATAACGACCGGGGAACGGCGGTGGCGGCGGCCGAACTGGCGCTGATGGCCGGGGCCGATCGCATCGAAGGCACGCTGTTTGGCAATGGCGAGCGCACCGGTAACGTCGATCTGGTGACCTTGGGCATGAACATGTTCACCCAGGGCATCGATCCGGGCATCGATTTCTCCAATATCGATCACATCCGCGAAATCGCCGAGGAATGTAACCGCCTGCCCGTCCACCCCCGCCACCCCTATGCCGGCGATCTGGTCTTTACTGCCTTCTCGGGCAGCCATCAGGACGCCATCAACAAGGGCCTGCATGCCATGGAGAAGACCAATCAGGACGTCTGGGAGGTGCCCTATCTGCCGATCGACCCCAAGGACATCGGCCGCAGCTATGAAGCGGTGATCCGCGTCAACAGCCAGTCGGGCAAGGGCGGCGTCGCCCATATCCTCGAACGCGATTATGGCATCCGCATGCCGCGCGGCCTGCAGGTCGAATTCTCCAAGGTGGTGCAGGCGATCACCGACACCACCGGCGAGGAGATCACCTCGCGCGGGCTGTGGAAGACCTTCGAGGAAACCTATCTCGGCGCCGGCAGCCCCTATAGCTTCCTGGAACACCACACCCGTCCCGATCCGGCCGGCAAGGACCAGCGCATCCTGACCGCCACGGTCAAGGCCGGTGGCAAGGTGCGCGATATCGATGGCCGCGGCACCGGTCCGATCGAGGCGCTGGTCGACGCCCTGCGCAAGGACAGCGGTCTGGCGATCACCATCGAGGATTACGAGGAGCACACCCTGCGCCCGGGATCGGACGCCCAGGCCGTCGCCTTCATCAAGGCCAGCCTGCCCGATGGCCGCGCCCATTACGGCGTGGGCATCGACGCCAACTTCGTCGTCGCCTCGCTGAAGGCGGTGCTCTGCGCCGCCAACCACCTGAGCGACAAGTAA
- the cysG gene encoding siroheme synthase CysG — protein sequence MDSFPIFLTLTGVRVLVVGGGAAAAAKARLALKAGARVSVFAPALSADWQDLRGHPALDHRQGFPGQGGEEEWRDVRLVYAAGESLEEDRAVHAAASARGVLVNVVDRPELCDFLTPAIVDRSPIVVAIGTGGRAPVLARRVRAAIDRLLPARLGALARLAEGFRGTVAQALPDGDRRRRFWDRFFDGAPALAALEGDEPRARTAALRLLNDGEALDNGAPAAGVVHLVGAGPGDPDLLTLKAQRLLQEADALVYDDLVGEGILDMARRDAARIYVGKRKGRASLTQEQIGRLMCDLAAAGRVVVRLKGGDPAVFARLSEEIDALAAAGVAWTVVPGITAASAAAAAIGISLTDRDGAPSVTLLSGHRRAPAAGESEAAVDWRAAARTGGTLAVYMGLSRATAAAEGLIEGGLSAETPVAVVHDASRQGQRVSRGTLGELPRLVAQGALAAPDAPGLVLVGKVVAKAGRLPAIAPVFSTPRAFAGDPSFASQALPSQAG from the coding sequence ATGGACAGCTTCCCGATTTTTCTGACCCTTACCGGGGTCCGCGTTCTTGTCGTCGGCGGCGGCGCCGCCGCGGCCGCCAAGGCGCGTCTGGCGCTCAAGGCCGGCGCCAGGGTCAGCGTTTTCGCGCCCGCCTTATCGGCCGATTGGCAAGATCTGCGCGGCCATCCCGCCCTTGATCACCGCCAGGGCTTTCCCGGCCAGGGCGGCGAGGAGGAGTGGCGCGACGTGCGGTTGGTCTATGCCGCCGGCGAAAGCCTGGAAGAGGACAGGGCCGTTCATGCCGCCGCCAGCGCCCGGGGGGTGCTGGTCAATGTCGTCGATCGCCCCGAATTATGCGATTTCCTGACGCCGGCCATCGTCGATCGCAGCCCGATCGTCGTGGCCATCGGAACTGGGGGGCGGGCGCCGGTGCTGGCGCGCCGGGTGCGCGCCGCCATCGACCGCTTGCTGCCCGCCCGGCTGGGAGCCCTCGCCCGGCTGGCCGAGGGCTTTCGCGGCACGGTCGCCCAAGCCCTGCCCGATGGCGACCGGCGCCGGCGCTTCTGGGACCGCTTCTTCGACGGCGCCCCGGCCCTGGCCGCCCTGGAAGGCGACGAGCCGCGCGCCCGAACCGCCGCCCTGCGCCTGCTCAATGACGGCGAGGCCCTGGACAACGGCGCGCCGGCCGCCGGGGTCGTTCATCTGGTCGGCGCCGGACCGGGAGACCCCGATCTTCTGACCCTGAAGGCCCAGCGCCTGCTCCAGGAGGCCGATGCCCTGGTTTATGACGATCTGGTGGGCGAGGGGATCTTGGATATGGCCCGGCGCGACGCCGCGCGGATCTACGTCGGCAAGCGCAAGGGCCGGGCGAGCCTGACCCAGGAGCAGATTGGCCGGTTGATGTGCGATCTGGCCGCAGCGGGGCGGGTGGTGGTGCGCCTGAAAGGCGGCGACCCGGCGGTTTTCGCCCGCCTGTCCGAGGAAATCGACGCCCTGGCCGCCGCCGGGGTGGCCTGGACGGTGGTGCCGGGGATCACCGCGGCTTCGGCCGCCGCCGCCGCCATCGGCATCTCGCTGACCGATCGTGACGGGGCGCCCAGCGTCACCTTGCTGTCGGGCCATCGGCGCGCTCCGGCGGCCGGCGAGAGCGAGGCCGCCGTCGATTGGCGGGCGGCGGCGCGGACCGGTGGCACCCTGGCGGTCTATATGGGCCTGTCACGGGCCACGGCGGCGGCCGAGGGGCTGATCGAAGGCGGGCTGTCGGCCGAGACCCCGGTGGCCGTGGTTCATGACGCCAGCCGCCAGGGCCAGCGCGTTTCGCGCGGAACCCTGGGCGAGCTGCCCCGGCTGGTCGCCCAAGGGGCCTTGGCCGCGCCCGATGCCCCGGGGCTGGTGCTGGTCGGCAAGGTCGTCGCCAAGGCCGGCCGCCTGCCGGCGATCGCCCCGGTTTTTTCCACCCCGCGCGCCTTCGCCGGCGATCCGTCCTTCGCCTCCCAAGCCCTGCCGTCCCAGGCGGGCTGA
- a CDS encoding DUF2849 domain-containing protein, producing the protein MTSSDPVKAGSVFSAEVITANRLTDGKVVYRRGDGGWSADLAEALTLSGEALAAELDRARAEPDTAVVGIYSHALEGGEPAHLRERIRAQGPTVQAGAGLPLSKIQSKAS; encoded by the coding sequence ATGACCTCCTCCGACCCCGTCAAAGCCGGTTCCGTCTTTTCCGCCGAGGTGATCACCGCCAATCGCCTAACCGATGGCAAGGTGGTTTATCGCCGTGGCGATGGCGGTTGGTCGGCGGATTTGGCCGAGGCCCTGACCCTGTCCGGCGAGGCGCTGGCCGCCGAGTTGGACCGCGCCCGCGCCGAACCCGATACCGCCGTCGTCGGCATCTACAGCCACGCCTTGGAAGGTGGCGAACCCGCCCATTTGCGCGAAAGGATCCGCGCCCAGGGCCCCACCGTCCAGGCCGGCGCCGGTCTTCCCCTGTCCAAGATCCAGTCCAAGGCTTCCTGA